The genomic interval CCTTGTATCCATTCTCCATACTTTCCCCTTAAGTGTATTAAGATTCAGTCTGCAACGGTAAGGTTACCTCGAAGACTGTTCCTTTTTCTTTATTTGCTTTAAAATTTAATGTCCCATTAAATGCTTCTACAATTTCTTTAGAAATAGCTAAACCTAAACCCATACCCTCTGTTTTATTTCCTGTCTTTTTTGAGTAAAAAGGCTCAAATACTTTTTCCTTGTCTTCTTCAGAAATACCCTGGCCATAGTCTATTACAGAAATTGTAAATTCTCGATCTGTTTTTGATAAATGACAATCCACACTTCCATTTTGCGGAGAAGCTTCAATTGCATTTTTTATAAGATTAAATAATACCTGTCGAATCAATCCTTCCGGAACCCTAACCTTGAATTTAGATTTTGGCTTGTAATTAACTTTAATATTAGCATCGAGGCATTTTGGGCCAAGCAAAGTAATCACATCATTGATAGGGCTATTAATATTGTATTCTTTTACTGGGGTTTCACCCGGCCTGTAAAGATCAAACATCTGCCGAACAATATTTGCAATCCGTTCAATTTCCTTTTCTATCTTTTCTGAATATTTGGAATATCTATGATTTGGATTAATTGCTTCTTTTATAAGTAGAAAAGAATTTTTAATCCCGGCAAGCGGATTATTAATTTCATGTGCAACCTGGGCTGCCATTCTTCCAAGTGCTGTAATTTTTTTAATTTCGTTTCTTTGATTTTCCAGATATTTAATACGTTCTGTCCGCGTAGATACTTCTTTTTCCAGTTTATTTGAATAGCGCCTTAAATGTTGCTCAGTCGTTAATTTATCGTTCATACTTTGAGAAACAGCAAGAACCCGCATCTTTCCTTTTTGTTCAAAAACATATGCATTTACTTCAAATGGTATTTTATCTCCATGTTTAGAAATGTAGGTTGTTTGAAATGTTGTATGTTTTTCATCAACAAATTTTTCCAACTTATGTTGATCAAAGAAAGGAACATCCAGCAACGATTCCGGATCTATCAATTCAAAAAGTGAATGACCGACAAGCTCATCCTTAGAAAAACTAAGGTGGTCACAAACAGCTTTATTTACTTCAAGAATTGTGTTTGTTTCCAGGTCACAAACAAACATTGCTTCGTTAATACTATTAAAAAGAAGCTTATAACTATCGTTGCTTTGAGCTAGTTTTTTTTCAGCTTTTCTTCTTTTAGAATTCTCTGCAATAAGGCTTTTATTTGTTTCTGTTAAATCCTTGGTTCTATTTTGTACTTCATCTTCAAGATTCTCAT from Calditrichota bacterium carries:
- a CDS encoding PAS domain-containing sensor histidine kinase, coding for MATISEILEPKAKKSDLSKYNHLLKSIVGNSPDVIYLLDKNGKIEFISEAISTYGYKSTELIGKNIFDLVHPDDRKKALYKINERRTGKRSTKTLEIRLITKGNKTIPFETNITGFKTDAVFSINAEGVYNDDKTVTENFSGTQGMARDITVRKKLESILKIAYENLEDEVQNRTKDLTETNKSLIAENSKRRKAEKKLAQSNDSYKLLFNSINEAMFVCDLETNTILEVNKAVCDHLSFSKDELVGHSLFELIDPESLLDVPFFDQHKLEKFVDEKHTTFQTTYISKHGDKIPFEVNAYVFEQKGKMRVLAVSQSMNDKLTTEQHLRRYSNKLEKEVSTRTERIKYLENQRNEIKKITALGRMAAQVAHEINNPLAGIKNSFLLIKEAINPNHRYSKYSEKIEKEIERIANIVRQMFDLYRPGETPVKEYNINSPINDVITLLGPKCLDANIKVNYKPKSKFKVRVPEGLIRQVLFNLIKNAIEASPQNGSVDCHLSKTDREFTISVIDYGQGISEEDKEKVFEPFYSKKTGNKTEGMGLGLAISKEIVEAFNGTLNFKANKEKGTVFEVTLPLQTES